From the genome of Streptomyces sp. V1I1, one region includes:
- a CDS encoding type I polyketide synthase translates to MVQRDHPESAEHKRIAVVGLGCRLPGDVDSPAALWRLLADGRDAVGNPPAGRTGSGASGAHHGSVRSGNGNPMARQGGYLRDVSGFDADFFGVSGREADVLDPQHRLLLEVAWEALEHAGLPPDRLTGSSTGMYLGISYNDFYEGLAGHPLELEGSLLTNGHCVAAGRISYLLGLHGPCVALDTACSSSLVALHLACRALGSGECDLALAGGVTLILGSRTMRSFARMGMLSPTGRCHTFDAAADGFVRGEGCGVVVLKRLADALRDGDRVLAVIRGSAVNQDGRSDGLAAPSAAAQQALFREALERAGTDQKDVGLIETHGTGTPIGDPIEFSSLAQVYGVGPDRCALGSVKTNLGHLEPASGITGLIKAVLCLQRGLVPPNLHFTKWNPAIAAEGTRFFVPTRLTEWPTRSSPRLAAVSSFGYSGTNAHVVLEQAPAAASSHRPVTPSEGTTPEVFLVPAGSARVLPLAAERLADWLEGDGSSVPLRDVAHTLALRRSAGRGRLGAVAASRHDLVRALRSFAAGQAHPGLVSGAVAAGVSRRPVWVFSGQGSQWAGMGRTLLEYEPVFAAALTEADALIGAEAGFSVLDMVSRGDPVTECSRVQPLLFAVQIALAALWRAHGVEPAAVVGHSMGEVAAAVVAGALTLADGVRVICRRSSLLTRIAGAGAMATVSLDRAAVEAELDTACASGAVSVAVLAAPGSTVVAGETREVERLVSAWESRAIPAHLIAVDVASHSPQVDPLLSDLRTALADLAPEQPRVPFYSTVLSDPRRIPDFDAAYWCANLRHPVRFASAIAAAAADRHHVYVEVSPHPVVTRSVTDSLPRLVENAVVLPTLRREEEELTTFRTQLAALHCAGVDVDWSKLYLDAELSDVPFLTFDRQRHWADVAPFADAPAGTGGGLPGTHAEVPGEQVRHYWRGDAGTAAVPWLADHRVHADPVFPGAGYCAVALTVACEVFGAPEQEIEVTDVRFLELLQLSAHTEVVTSVTVTAPDRAECEIFGRGEDGGWVRQATAELHHVGVPPLPPTAKLTAKLTALPAQHPVALDPASLYAGMRARGIEHGPAFTGIMSLRVSRDGESVWARVELPAAATPAPDVLRIHPVLVDCCAQALVAGLIREHGQGLVLPVGVKAVRILGDPTTAVYCHARVVEEKTDGVTGHVRLLDEAGKPVLSIDSLQLVRHGAPGAAGVDGWFLETRWQRAALPETKGTTPQGSWLVIGEADGSAQALAVMLHMAGATTDVLDTPVGDHPLGLLKDALVDRWADHPSPPDAVVLLCAPPADGGDPAARALRRTRRLLDTVQAAVSGCPEPPRLFVVTRGAQTVDPAEPADPGQSALRGVVRVLAYEHPEVRATHLDADPADAALHDVAAELLNAGPEDEVALRGGIRHIARLDYAPLTETERHTATTRPVRYGTDRFRLRVGRFGDLGSLQLAVTDRPAPGPGEVELRVRAAAVNFRDVLTAMGLLSADEDARYRIGFECAGTVTAVGPDVTAVRVGDPVLAVDLRGGAFGSFVTVPVHAVAPVPAGIDATAAAGLPAAYVTAWYALRHVARLTARERVLIHSATGGTGLAAIGVARMLGAEVLATAGNAEKRAYLRGMGIEHVMDSRSLHFTEQTRAATGGEGVDVVLNSLSGAAIRSGLETLRPFGRFVELGVRDILSDTSVGLSPFRHNITLSTVDLIEVQHKRSEVFTAVLREVLSAVASGRLKPLPHRSFPLAEVTEAFRFMAGASHIGKLILTVPDRGDTTAVIPEGPSVVHPDSAYIVTGGLRGVGLATARWLAEQGAGHIVLNGRSPGSESTERTLEELRAHGTRITVALGDIAEPGTAERLVTAATANGLPLRGLIHAAMVLDDAAVTNISEDQLLRVWHPKATGAWRLHQATATHAPDWFVVFSSMASLLGNPGQGAYAAANSWLDGFATWRTGRGMPTLSVNWGAWGETGAAVDFAERGYQTIPTKKGLQALNALLVHQRTRTAVIPGKPDTWILPAVRHSSLFSLLAEEPSGNTEQDDSIDIRTELSSIPAGLARRTALEAYIADHIRAVLRLGNTALEPQTPLKSLGFDSLLSLELRTRLETGLGIKVAANFVYQHPTLAALATGLADHMGLTLQDPAGS, encoded by the coding sequence ATGGTCCAGCGTGATCACCCTGAGAGCGCAGAGCACAAGCGCATCGCCGTTGTCGGACTGGGGTGCCGGCTCCCCGGCGATGTCGATTCGCCAGCCGCACTGTGGCGACTGCTGGCCGACGGACGGGATGCGGTAGGGAACCCTCCTGCCGGTCGTACCGGGTCCGGGGCATCAGGCGCTCATCACGGCAGCGTCAGGTCCGGGAACGGGAATCCGATGGCGCGACAGGGCGGCTACCTGCGGGACGTGTCCGGCTTCGACGCGGACTTCTTCGGCGTCTCCGGTCGCGAGGCGGACGTGCTCGACCCGCAGCACCGGCTGCTTCTGGAGGTGGCCTGGGAGGCACTGGAACACGCGGGCCTGCCGCCCGACCGGCTGACCGGGAGTTCCACAGGGATGTACCTGGGCATCAGCTACAACGACTTCTACGAGGGTCTCGCCGGGCACCCGCTGGAGCTGGAGGGCTCGCTCCTGACGAACGGTCACTGCGTCGCCGCGGGACGGATCTCCTATCTCCTGGGGCTGCACGGTCCCTGTGTCGCGCTGGACACGGCATGCTCCTCATCGCTCGTGGCACTCCACCTGGCATGCCGGGCGCTGGGGTCCGGTGAGTGCGACCTCGCCCTGGCCGGCGGCGTCACGCTCATCCTCGGATCCAGGACGATGAGGTCCTTCGCGCGGATGGGAATGCTGTCGCCGACGGGACGCTGCCATACGTTCGACGCCGCCGCGGACGGCTTCGTGCGCGGTGAGGGGTGCGGTGTCGTCGTACTCAAACGCCTGGCCGACGCTCTGCGGGACGGTGACCGTGTACTCGCCGTGATACGCGGCTCGGCCGTGAACCAGGACGGCCGGTCCGACGGGCTGGCCGCCCCCTCGGCGGCCGCCCAGCAGGCCCTGTTCCGGGAAGCACTGGAACGTGCTGGGACCGACCAAAAGGACGTAGGGCTGATCGAGACGCACGGTACGGGCACGCCGATCGGGGATCCGATCGAGTTCTCGAGCCTGGCACAGGTCTACGGCGTGGGCCCGGACCGGTGCGCGCTCGGATCGGTCAAGACGAACCTCGGACATCTCGAACCCGCCTCCGGAATCACCGGCCTGATCAAGGCCGTGCTGTGCCTGCAGCGCGGACTCGTCCCGCCCAATCTGCACTTCACAAAGTGGAACCCGGCCATCGCGGCCGAAGGAACCCGCTTCTTCGTGCCCACCCGGCTGACCGAGTGGCCCACCCGCTCGAGCCCCCGGCTCGCGGCGGTCTCATCCTTCGGATATTCCGGCACCAATGCCCACGTCGTACTCGAGCAGGCACCGGCCGCCGCCTCCAGCCATCGGCCTGTCACACCTTCGGAGGGCACGACGCCCGAGGTCTTTCTCGTACCCGCGGGGTCCGCCAGGGTGCTCCCGTTGGCGGCGGAACGGCTCGCCGACTGGCTCGAGGGAGACGGATCGAGCGTGCCGCTGCGCGACGTCGCCCACACACTCGCGCTGAGGCGCTCGGCGGGCCGCGGCCGCCTCGGTGCGGTGGCAGCCTCCCGCCATGACCTCGTCCGCGCCCTGAGGTCCTTCGCGGCCGGACAGGCTCACCCGGGCCTGGTGTCCGGCGCAGTGGCCGCCGGAGTCTCCCGGCGCCCGGTGTGGGTGTTCTCCGGGCAGGGCTCGCAATGGGCCGGCATGGGACGCACTCTGCTGGAGTACGAACCGGTCTTCGCCGCGGCCCTGACCGAAGCCGACGCGCTGATCGGGGCCGAGGCCGGCTTCTCCGTACTCGACATGGTGTCCAGGGGAGATCCGGTGACCGAATGCTCACGGGTGCAGCCTCTGCTGTTCGCCGTACAGATCGCGCTGGCCGCCCTCTGGCGGGCGCATGGCGTCGAACCGGCTGCCGTCGTGGGCCACTCCATGGGTGAGGTCGCGGCCGCGGTCGTGGCCGGAGCGCTGACGCTCGCCGACGGCGTCCGGGTCATCTGCCGACGGTCCTCGCTGCTGACCCGGATCGCGGGTGCCGGCGCCATGGCGACCGTGAGCCTGGACCGGGCGGCGGTGGAAGCTGAACTCGACACCGCCTGCGCCTCCGGAGCTGTCTCGGTCGCAGTCCTCGCCGCCCCCGGCTCAACCGTCGTCGCCGGTGAGACCCGAGAGGTGGAACGGCTGGTTTCCGCCTGGGAGTCGCGGGCCATCCCCGCGCATCTGATCGCCGTGGACGTCGCCTCACACTCTCCCCAGGTGGATCCGCTGCTCTCCGATCTCCGCACGGCCCTGGCGGACTTGGCACCTGAGCAGCCCCGAGTGCCGTTCTACTCGACAGTTCTGAGTGACCCACGCCGGATTCCCGACTTCGACGCCGCCTACTGGTGCGCGAACCTGCGCCACCCCGTCCGGTTCGCCTCCGCGATCGCCGCAGCTGCCGCGGACCGGCACCACGTCTACGTCGAAGTCTCTCCCCACCCGGTCGTCACCCGCTCCGTCACGGACAGCCTGCCCCGTCTCGTCGAGAACGCGGTGGTTCTGCCCACACTGCGCCGCGAGGAGGAGGAACTGACCACGTTCCGCACCCAGTTGGCAGCTCTGCACTGCGCGGGCGTCGATGTCGACTGGTCCAAGCTCTACCTGGACGCGGAGCTCTCCGACGTACCATTCCTCACGTTCGACCGGCAACGTCACTGGGCGGATGTCGCCCCGTTCGCGGACGCTCCCGCGGGAACTGGCGGCGGCCTGCCCGGCACACACGCCGAGGTCCCTGGTGAACAGGTCCGTCACTACTGGCGGGGAGACGCGGGGACCGCGGCGGTGCCATGGCTGGCCGACCACCGGGTGCACGCGGATCCGGTGTTTCCCGGTGCCGGCTATTGCGCCGTCGCCCTGACAGTGGCCTGTGAGGTGTTCGGTGCGCCCGAACAGGAAATTGAGGTCACCGACGTCCGGTTCCTGGAGTTGCTGCAGTTGTCCGCACACACCGAGGTGGTCACCAGCGTGACCGTGACCGCGCCGGACCGCGCCGAGTGCGAGATCTTCGGCCGAGGTGAAGACGGAGGCTGGGTACGACAGGCGACCGCCGAGCTGCACCACGTCGGCGTACCGCCGCTGCCGCCGACGGCGAAGCTGACGGCGAAGCTGACGGCGCTGCCGGCGCAGCACCCGGTCGCCCTCGACCCGGCCTCGCTCTACGCGGGCATGCGCGCCCGCGGCATCGAACACGGCCCGGCCTTCACCGGCATCATGAGCCTGCGGGTCTCACGCGACGGGGAGAGTGTGTGGGCCCGCGTCGAGTTACCGGCGGCGGCCACACCGGCGCCGGACGTTCTGCGTATCCACCCGGTCCTTGTCGATTGCTGCGCGCAAGCGCTGGTGGCGGGGCTGATCCGGGAGCACGGCCAGGGCCTGGTCCTTCCGGTCGGGGTCAAGGCAGTACGCATCCTCGGCGACCCCACGACAGCCGTGTACTGTCACGCCCGCGTCGTGGAGGAGAAGACCGACGGCGTCACCGGACACGTCCGTCTGCTGGACGAGGCGGGCAAGCCCGTGCTCAGTATTGACAGCCTGCAGCTGGTACGCCATGGCGCGCCCGGTGCAGCCGGTGTCGACGGCTGGTTCCTCGAGACTCGCTGGCAACGTGCTGCGCTCCCGGAGACGAAAGGGACGACCCCGCAGGGAAGCTGGCTCGTCATCGGTGAGGCAGACGGTTCCGCCCAGGCGCTGGCCGTCATGCTGCACATGGCAGGGGCGACCACCGACGTGCTCGACACCCCCGTGGGCGACCACCCGCTCGGGCTGCTCAAAGACGCACTCGTCGACCGCTGGGCCGACCACCCCAGCCCCCCGGACGCCGTGGTGCTGCTCTGCGCGCCACCCGCCGACGGCGGGGATCCGGCAGCGCGCGCACTACGACGCACCCGACGGCTGCTCGACACCGTGCAAGCCGCCGTCTCCGGCTGCCCCGAACCTCCTCGTCTGTTCGTGGTCACCCGTGGCGCCCAGACCGTCGACCCCGCAGAGCCGGCCGACCCCGGCCAGAGCGCACTGCGCGGAGTGGTACGCGTCCTCGCCTACGAACACCCCGAAGTCCGCGCCACCCATCTGGACGCCGACCCGGCCGACGCGGCACTGCACGACGTGGCGGCCGAACTGCTGAATGCTGGTCCCGAGGACGAGGTCGCCCTGCGCGGCGGCATCCGCCACATCGCCCGGCTGGACTACGCCCCGCTGACGGAGACCGAGCGCCACACGGCCACCACACGTCCCGTGCGCTACGGCACGGACCGCTTCCGGCTCCGAGTCGGCCGCTTCGGCGATCTGGGCTCCCTCCAACTCGCCGTCACCGACAGGCCCGCCCCGGGGCCGGGGGAAGTCGAACTCCGCGTGCGTGCCGCAGCGGTGAACTTCCGGGACGTGCTGACAGCCATGGGCCTTCTCTCCGCAGACGAGGACGCGAGGTACCGCATCGGCTTCGAGTGCGCGGGGACGGTCACGGCGGTAGGGCCGGACGTCACGGCCGTCCGCGTGGGTGACCCGGTGCTGGCCGTCGACCTGCGGGGCGGGGCGTTCGGGTCGTTCGTCACCGTGCCCGTCCATGCCGTCGCGCCCGTACCGGCCGGAATCGACGCCACCGCAGCGGCAGGGCTCCCCGCCGCGTACGTCACCGCGTGGTACGCCTTGCGCCACGTGGCGCGACTCACCGCCCGTGAACGCGTTCTGATCCACTCCGCGACCGGCGGGACCGGGCTTGCCGCCATCGGCGTCGCCCGGATGCTGGGGGCCGAGGTACTGGCCACAGCCGGCAATGCGGAGAAGCGCGCCTACCTGCGCGGTATGGGAATCGAGCACGTCATGGATTCCCGGTCCTTGCACTTCACCGAGCAGACCCGCGCCGCCACCGGGGGCGAGGGCGTCGATGTCGTCCTCAACTCCTTGTCCGGCGCGGCGATCCGCTCCGGGCTCGAAACTCTGCGCCCCTTCGGCCGTTTCGTCGAACTGGGGGTGCGCGACATCCTCTCCGACACGTCCGTCGGGTTGTCGCCGTTCCGGCACAACATCACCCTCAGCACAGTCGACCTCATCGAGGTCCAGCACAAGCGGTCAGAGGTGTTCACCGCCGTGCTCCGCGAGGTGCTCAGCGCGGTCGCCTCGGGACGTCTGAAGCCGCTGCCCCACCGAAGTTTCCCACTGGCCGAGGTCACCGAGGCGTTCCGCTTCATGGCGGGTGCGAGTCACATCGGCAAACTGATCCTGACCGTCCCCGACCGGGGCGACACGACCGCCGTGATCCCTGAAGGACCCTCTGTCGTGCACCCGGACAGCGCCTACATCGTCACTGGCGGACTGCGGGGTGTCGGCCTCGCGACAGCCCGCTGGCTCGCCGAACAGGGCGCCGGTCACATCGTCCTCAATGGCCGCTCGCCCGGCTCGGAGTCCACCGAACGGACCCTGGAGGAGCTGCGCGCCCACGGGACCCGGATCACAGTCGCGCTCGGCGACATCGCCGAGCCGGGCACCGCCGAACGCCTCGTGACCGCCGCCACCGCGAACGGCCTGCCCCTGCGCGGCCTCATACACGCGGCCATGGTCCTCGACGACGCCGCGGTCACCAACATTTCCGAGGACCAGCTCCTACGAGTGTGGCATCCCAAGGCAACCGGCGCGTGGCGGCTGCACCAAGCCACCGCCACTCACGCCCCCGACTGGTTCGTCGTGTTCTCGTCCATGGCCTCCCTGCTGGGCAATCCCGGCCAAGGTGCCTACGCCGCCGCCAACTCCTGGCTCGATGGATTCGCCACCTGGCGGACGGGCCGCGGCATGCCGACACTCTCCGTGAACTGGGGCGCGTGGGGTGAGACAGGGGCCGCCGTCGACTTCGCCGAACGGGGGTACCAGACCATCCCCACGAAAAAGGGGCTCCAGGCGCTGAACGCCCTCCTCGTACACCAGCGCACACGCACCGCCGTGATCCCCGGGAAACCGGACACCTGGATCCTCCCGGCGGTCCGGCATTCGTCCCTGTTCAGCCTCCTCGCAGAGGAACCGTCCGGAAACACCGAGCAGGACGACAGCATCGACATTCGCACCGAGCTGAGCTCCATACCGGCGGGTCTTGCCCGACGCACCGCCCTCGAGGCCTACATCGCCGACCACATCCGCGCGGTGCTCCGGCTGGGAAACACCGCCCTCGAACCGCAGACTCCGCTGAAGTCACTGGGGTTCGACTCGCTGCTGTCCCTGGAACTGCGAACCCGCCTGGAAACCGGTCTCGGCATCAAAGTCGCCGCCAACTTCGTCTATCAGCACCCGACCCTGGCGGCACTCGCCACAGGTCTCGCCGACCACATGGGCCTCACGCTCCAGGACCCTGCCGGTTCATAA
- a CDS encoding beta-ketoacyl synthase N-terminal-like domain-containing protein: MSGRAMTTRASAGASARDVVVTGMGFCLPGEGRPVFTAEEVWDIASHGRSCLLRDGVYHGPVHLSDAMFEERLPEFPGVFSAHFTAAHRFGLVSLAEACMDAELNPYAGDLTAAAILAGRGGVDAQVGSYQAVLRADPETISALEAMDLFIGTELAVSPSDVALVQGAVTRSTGPCYTVSCGCASSAVQLGNARHMIADGVVDIAVVTGVDVFNVGLVRNAQRLLRVAQQANTSIRSAGKPALLPSFDRLMRPYDRRADCVNYGEGSVTLVLESRDHAHRRGAHAYGQILAQATTRDGLANPLASDESGMGLVAAVRACLGDRWSIEQVPYIHGGSDGDAVVTAFEVNAVRHLYGSAAAGLLMTSQEGCFGHNGAPAGCLGVALTLLMMERGEVCPTANCEQPADGLVFDPVPGVRTRSLDFHHALNFTYQIGGVKSAVLLGSPDAAQQR; encoded by the coding sequence ATGAGCGGTCGAGCTATGACAACTCGAGCAAGTGCGGGCGCGAGTGCGCGGGATGTCGTGGTTACCGGCATGGGGTTCTGCCTGCCGGGTGAGGGCCGGCCCGTTTTCACCGCGGAGGAAGTCTGGGACATCGCCTCGCACGGACGTTCATGTCTCTTACGTGACGGTGTCTATCACGGCCCGGTGCACCTTTCCGACGCCATGTTCGAGGAACGTCTGCCCGAATTCCCGGGGGTTTTCTCCGCTCACTTCACCGCCGCGCATCGGTTCGGCCTGGTCTCACTGGCAGAGGCGTGCATGGATGCCGAGTTGAACCCGTACGCGGGAGATCTGACAGCCGCGGCAATTCTGGCCGGGCGGGGCGGGGTGGATGCCCAAGTGGGCAGCTACCAGGCGGTCCTCCGGGCCGACCCTGAAACGATCAGCGCCCTGGAGGCGATGGATCTCTTCATCGGCACCGAACTGGCCGTTTCTCCATCCGATGTCGCCCTGGTGCAGGGAGCGGTGACCCGCTCCACCGGTCCTTGCTACACGGTGTCCTGCGGTTGTGCGTCGTCCGCCGTCCAGCTCGGAAATGCCCGCCACATGATTGCCGATGGCGTGGTGGACATTGCGGTGGTGACCGGCGTCGACGTTTTCAACGTCGGTCTGGTCCGCAACGCACAGCGCCTGTTACGTGTGGCTCAGCAAGCGAACACGTCCATCCGGTCGGCCGGCAAACCCGCGCTCCTTCCGTCGTTCGACCGCCTTATGCGGCCGTACGACCGGCGTGCGGACTGCGTGAACTACGGCGAGGGTTCAGTGACATTGGTCCTGGAAAGCCGGGACCACGCACATCGACGTGGCGCTCACGCGTACGGCCAGATTCTCGCACAGGCCACTACTCGCGACGGGCTCGCCAACCCGCTAGCGAGCGACGAGAGTGGAATGGGGCTCGTGGCCGCCGTCCGTGCATGCCTCGGGGACCGATGGTCCATCGAGCAGGTGCCCTACATTCACGGCGGCAGCGACGGTGACGCCGTCGTCACCGCCTTTGAAGTCAATGCGGTCAGACACCTGTACGGCTCGGCCGCGGCCGGGCTGCTCATGACGTCCCAGGAAGGCTGTTTCGGCCACAACGGAGCCCCGGCGGGATGCCTCGGAGTGGCGCTGACCCTCCTCATGATGGAGCGGGGCGAGGTATGTCCTACGGCGAATTGTGAGCAGCCGGCCGACGGTCTCGTATTCGATCCGGTCCCTGGTGTGCGCACCCGTTCTCTCGACTTCCATCATGCGCTGAATTTCACCTACCAGATCGGCGGTGTGAAGAGCGCGGTCCTGCTGGGAAGCCCGGACGCCGCTCAGCAGCGCTGA
- a CDS encoding aldehyde dehydrogenase family protein, with protein MNKPAPEQPAELVARLRATFRTGTTKPVAWRTGQLHRMRALLTEHGEELAAALRADLGKSATEAYRTEIDFVIREIDHTLEHLDGWLRPEQAPVPAFLGEASAWTQYDPLGVVLVIAPWNYPAQLLLAPVAGALAAGNAVVAKPSELAPATSAALARLVPQYLDTDAVAVVEGGVPETTALLEQRFDHILYTGNGTVGRIVMAAAARHLTPVTLELGGKSPAFVDRGTDLDTVAARLAAGKFLNAGQTCVAPDYVLTDRETARALEGALAKAVEKLYGPDASGSPEYGRIVNERHFDRLTALLDSGRQVTGGAYDRGSKYIAPTVLAEVSPDAPVMQEEIFGPILPIVEVAGLDEAIDFINDREKPLALYAFTGSDTTRERLAAETSSGGLGFGLPLAHLTISDLPFGGVGESGMGSYHGHYSLETFSHRKAVLAKPLS; from the coding sequence ATGAACAAGCCTGCGCCCGAGCAGCCCGCCGAGCTCGTCGCCCGGCTGCGCGCCACCTTCCGCACCGGCACCACCAAGCCCGTGGCCTGGCGTACCGGGCAACTGCACCGGATGCGTGCCCTGCTCACCGAGCACGGTGAGGAGCTCGCGGCGGCCCTCCGCGCCGACCTGGGGAAGAGCGCCACCGAGGCTTACCGCACGGAGATCGACTTCGTCATACGGGAGATCGACCACACCCTGGAGCATCTCGACGGCTGGCTGCGGCCCGAGCAGGCCCCCGTCCCCGCGTTCCTGGGGGAAGCGAGTGCCTGGACGCAGTACGACCCGCTGGGCGTCGTGCTGGTCATCGCCCCCTGGAACTACCCGGCGCAGCTGCTGCTGGCCCCTGTGGCCGGTGCCCTGGCCGCGGGCAATGCCGTGGTCGCCAAGCCCAGCGAACTGGCCCCGGCCACCTCCGCCGCCCTCGCCCGCCTCGTACCGCAGTACCTCGACACCGACGCGGTCGCCGTGGTCGAAGGCGGGGTCCCCGAGACCACCGCCCTGCTCGAGCAGCGCTTCGACCACATCCTCTACACCGGCAACGGCACGGTCGGGCGCATCGTGATGGCCGCGGCCGCCCGGCACCTCACTCCCGTCACCCTCGAACTAGGGGGCAAGTCCCCGGCGTTCGTGGACCGCGGCACCGACCTGGACACCGTCGCCGCCCGCCTCGCGGCCGGGAAGTTCCTCAACGCCGGACAGACCTGCGTCGCCCCCGACTACGTCCTCACCGACCGTGAGACCGCACGCGCCCTGGAGGGAGCGCTGGCCAAGGCCGTGGAGAAGCTGTACGGACCGGACGCGTCCGGCTCCCCGGAGTACGGCCGTATCGTCAACGAGCGCCACTTCGACCGGCTGACTGCCCTCCTCGATTCCGGCCGCCAGGTCACCGGCGGCGCGTACGACCGGGGCTCCAAGTACATCGCGCCGACCGTCCTGGCCGAGGTGTCACCGGACGCGCCCGTCATGCAGGAGGAGATCTTCGGCCCGATCCTCCCGATCGTCGAGGTGGCCGGGCTCGACGAGGCCATCGACTTCATCAACGACCGCGAAAAGCCGCTGGCCCTGTACGCGTTCACCGGCTCCGACACCACCCGGGAGCGGCTCGCCGCCGAAACCTCCTCGGGAGGCCTCGGGTTCGGCCTGCCGCTGGCCCATCTCACCATCTCCGACCTGCCGTTCGGGGGCGTCGGCGAAAGCGGCATGGGCAGCTACCACGGCCACTACTCCCTCGAGACCTTCAGCCACCGCAAAGCCGTCCTCGCCAAGCCCCTCAGCTGA
- a CDS encoding GNAT family N-acetyltransferase, which translates to MFIESLVPVDGALPGAVLTEITELYRSNRDFLALSGYFPDPDDVRIEQVATELARKLATPDAEVLLARGGGRLVALADTLARHPGPHRPRPLDRAADGGRPRATLRIRTPVGATRRGTVPGRGPYRRQARRVENNPRALAFWTALGYLVIGHREDRQLGRPCAVLYKSLKSAG; encoded by the coding sequence ATGTTCATCGAATCTCTGGTGCCCGTGGACGGCGCGCTGCCCGGGGCGGTGCTCACCGAGATCACCGAGCTGTACCGCTCCAACCGGGACTTCCTCGCGCTCAGCGGCTACTTCCCCGACCCCGATGACGTACGCATCGAGCAGGTCGCCACGGAACTCGCCCGCAAACTGGCCACTCCGGACGCCGAGGTGCTGCTGGCCCGGGGCGGTGGGCGGCTCGTCGCACTCGCGGACACGCTGGCTCGCCACCCCGGACCCCACCGACCCCGACCCCTGGATCGGGCTGCTGATGGTGGACGGCCGCGAGCAACGCTCCGGATACGGACGCCAGTTGGCGCAACTCGTCGAGGAACGGTTCCGGGCCGCGGGCCGTACCGGCGCCAAGCTCGCCGTGTCGAGAACAACCCGCGGGCCCTCGCCTTCTGGACTGCGCTCGGCTACCTGGTGATCGGTCACCGCGAAGACCGCCAACTCGGCCGCCCCTGCGCGGTGTTGTACAAGTCTCTGAAATCCGCCGGATAA
- a CDS encoding NADP-dependent oxidoreductase, whose protein sequence is MNTLPTTSREWHLVARPNGVPRPQDFALREAPLAAPVSGQILVRNLHLSVDPYMRGRMNDVKSYVPPFRLDQPMDGGAVGVVVAVGDGSPAGTVAVGDHVLHGLGWREYALLDAADAVKVDAGNAPLSTYLGVLGMPGLTAYAGLLRVAEFHEGDTVFVSGAAGAVGSQVGQIARLKGAKRVIGSAGSDEKVELLLEKYGFDAAFNYKKAPVAEQLGAAAPDGIDVYFDNVGGNHLEAAIGALNVHGRAALCGAIAQYNATAPTPGPRNLALAIGKRLTLRGLLVSDHNDLQQQFVQEVGGWIRDVQLHYEETVVEGIENIVEAFLGMLRGDNTGKMIVTLPAQAAVGN, encoded by the coding sequence ATGAACACCCTTCCCACCACCAGCCGTGAATGGCACCTGGTCGCCCGCCCGAACGGTGTGCCCCGGCCCCAGGACTTCGCCCTGCGCGAGGCGCCTCTCGCAGCGCCCGTCTCCGGTCAGATCCTCGTACGCAACCTGCACCTGTCGGTCGACCCGTACATGCGCGGCCGGATGAACGACGTGAAGTCCTACGTTCCTCCCTTCCGGTTGGACCAGCCGATGGACGGGGGTGCGGTCGGCGTCGTCGTCGCCGTGGGCGATGGCTCCCCCGCCGGGACCGTCGCAGTGGGTGATCACGTCCTGCATGGGCTCGGCTGGCGGGAGTACGCGCTCCTCGACGCGGCGGACGCCGTGAAGGTCGACGCCGGGAACGCTCCGCTGAGCACGTACCTCGGTGTCCTCGGCATGCCCGGACTGACCGCCTATGCGGGCCTGCTGCGCGTGGCGGAGTTCCACGAGGGCGACACCGTCTTCGTCTCCGGCGCGGCCGGCGCGGTCGGCAGCCAGGTCGGGCAGATCGCCCGGCTCAAGGGCGCCAAGCGGGTCATCGGCAGTGCGGGCTCGGACGAGAAGGTCGAACTGCTCCTCGAGAAGTACGGCTTCGACGCCGCCTTCAACTACAAGAAGGCGCCGGTCGCCGAGCAACTCGGGGCCGCGGCCCCGGACGGCATCGACGTCTACTTCGACAACGTCGGCGGCAACCACCTCGAGGCGGCGATCGGCGCCCTCAACGTGCACGGCCGCGCAGCGCTGTGCGGGGCCATCGCCCAGTACAACGCGACGGCGCCGACCCCCGGCCCGCGCAACCTCGCGCTCGCCATCGGCAAGCGCCTCACCCTGCGCGGCCTTCTCGTCTCGGACCACAACGACCTGCAACAGCAGTTCGTACAGGAGGTCGGCGGCTGGATCCGCGACGTGCAGCTCCACTACGAGGAGACCGTCGTGGAAGGCATCGAGAACATCGTCGAGGCATTCCTCGGCATGCTCCGCGGCGACAACACCGGCAAGATGATCGTCACCCTTCCGGCACAGGCCGCAGTCGGCAACTGA